From a region of the Geothrix sp. 21YS21S-2 genome:
- the hemN gene encoding oxygen-independent coproporphyrinogen III oxidase, producing MALSLSDLIKHYDRPGPRYTGYPMPPVWSEGFPQEEVAQALARADADPEPLSLYAHLPFCKRRCSYCGCNVVVSPHYSPVDGFLKSLETEVEMWASHLPTRRGAIQLHWGGGTPTYLNVADLKRTFKLITDRFPLLPGAEVSIEVDPTFLEPDQLPALREMGFNRVSFGVQDLDEHVQELITRGQTWEQTLTTVKQARELGFPGVNLDLVYGLPGQTMATFRRTLESTLELNPDRMAIYGFAYLPSVMPYQRSIPAETLPSPELRLDLLLLAVDILEKHGYVAIGMDHFARPGDEMAKAVKEGRLIRNFMGYAVAAGSDLLGFGPSAISNVAGVYSQNEKILTKWERDIAEGRFSVHKGHRLDGEDLMRRWLIHELMGTFELRWDDLRQRFGVDGPVHFAGAIEELRAEVPFGTVEVRDEGVFITPLGRRFVRNIVQPFDAYLKKLAASTPFSRTV from the coding sequence ATGGCCCTGTCCCTCTCCGACCTGATCAAGCACTACGACCGCCCCGGACCCCGCTACACCGGCTACCCCATGCCGCCGGTGTGGTCCGAGGGGTTCCCCCAGGAGGAGGTGGCCCAGGCCCTGGCGCGCGCCGACGCCGACCCCGAGCCGCTCTCCCTCTACGCCCACCTCCCCTTCTGCAAGCGCCGCTGCTCCTACTGCGGCTGCAACGTGGTGGTGAGCCCCCACTACTCGCCCGTGGACGGCTTCCTGAAGTCCCTGGAGACCGAAGTGGAGATGTGGGCCTCACACCTGCCCACCCGCCGCGGCGCCATCCAGCTCCACTGGGGGGGCGGCACGCCCACCTACCTGAACGTGGCCGACCTCAAGCGCACCTTCAAGCTCATCACCGACCGCTTCCCGCTGCTGCCCGGGGCCGAGGTCTCCATCGAGGTGGACCCCACCTTCCTGGAGCCCGACCAGCTTCCCGCCCTGCGCGAGATGGGCTTCAACCGGGTGTCCTTCGGCGTGCAGGACCTGGACGAGCACGTGCAGGAGCTGATCACCCGGGGCCAGACCTGGGAGCAGACGCTGACCACCGTCAAGCAGGCCCGCGAACTGGGCTTTCCCGGCGTGAACCTGGACCTGGTCTACGGCCTGCCCGGCCAGACCATGGCCACCTTCCGGCGCACCCTGGAGAGCACCCTGGAGCTGAACCCCGACCGCATGGCCATCTACGGCTTCGCCTACCTGCCCTCGGTCATGCCCTACCAGCGCAGCATCCCCGCCGAGACCCTGCCCAGCCCCGAATTGCGGCTGGACCTCCTGCTCCTGGCCGTGGACATCCTGGAGAAGCACGGCTACGTGGCCATCGGCATGGACCACTTCGCCCGCCCCGGCGACGAGATGGCCAAGGCCGTCAAGGAAGGCCGCCTCATCCGCAACTTCATGGGCTACGCCGTGGCCGCGGGTTCCGACCTCCTGGGCTTCGGCCCCAGCGCCATCTCCAACGTGGCCGGCGTCTACTCCCAGAACGAGAAGATCCTCACCAAGTGGGAGCGGGACATCGCCGAAGGCCGCTTCTCCGTGCACAAGGGCCACCGCCTCGACGGGGAGGACCTCATGCGCCGCTGGCTCATCCACGAGCTCATGGGCACCTTCGAGCTGCGCTGGGACGACCTCCGCCAGCGCTTCGGCGTGGACGGCCCGGTCCACTTCGCCGGCGCCATCGAGGAGCTCAGGGCCGAGGTGCCCTTCGGCACCGTCGAGGTGCGCGACGAGGGCGTCTTCATCACGCCCCTGGGCCGGCGCTTCGTGCGCAACATCGTGCAGCCCTTCGACGCCTACCTGAAGAAGCTGGCCGCCAGCACCCCGTTCTCGAGAACGGTGTGA
- a CDS encoding serine/threonine-protein kinase: MAKTIGKYEIIRSLGSGAMGEVYLARQAAIGREVAIKTILPNVAKGEEAEGRFRREAEAAGKLSHPNIVTIFDFDKDGDTFFLVMEFVKGDDLEDVIKHQALSHSQFLEVLAQVCDGLSHAHRNGIIHRDIKPANVRVIRDGKNLQAKVMDFGIARVEDSNMTATGIVMGTVSYMAPEYIRNGHATTQSDLFAVGVMLYECLTGRKPFAGDNTTTILFKIVSETAPPIDLSTIHGISHSIRNVLDKALSKEPGDRFQTADDFGKALRACKDPSWTGTLDEATAMITRHQEALAATPPAHPDETEVIRQPLPSPPTVMGRVAPAEGTALMPSVPAPAKAGGSRTGLFAAVGAVALAAVAGGGYLALRPRTPPAPLPDVQPPAPAAAPQRPEPAPAAQAGSPGTAPAPQAEPPRPEPVKAGPAKAEPARTETAKPAPPRPEPPKPEPPKAEPPKAAPPKAEPTGTKAVLALLDTDPRQAAAQAKAMAAADPGNAEVQGLYLAALYQSRNAWDFERGLNRAMASGLTVGQMLQAAPAFKKALAQEIRLQKANPPAGILPGDVMKKISAGL; the protein is encoded by the coding sequence ATGGCAAAGACCATCGGCAAGTATGAAATAATCCGCTCCCTTGGTTCAGGCGCCATGGGTGAGGTGTACCTTGCCAGGCAGGCCGCCATCGGGCGGGAAGTGGCCATCAAGACCATCCTCCCCAACGTGGCCAAGGGCGAGGAGGCCGAGGGCCGGTTCCGGCGCGAGGCGGAGGCCGCGGGCAAGCTGAGCCACCCCAACATCGTCACCATCTTCGATTTCGACAAGGACGGGGACACGTTCTTCCTGGTCATGGAGTTCGTGAAGGGCGACGACCTCGAGGACGTCATCAAGCACCAGGCCCTGTCCCATTCCCAGTTCCTGGAGGTGCTGGCCCAGGTGTGCGACGGCCTCAGCCACGCCCACCGCAACGGCATCATCCACCGGGACATCAAGCCCGCCAACGTGCGGGTGATCCGGGACGGCAAGAACCTCCAGGCCAAGGTCATGGACTTCGGCATCGCCCGGGTGGAGGACAGCAACATGACGGCCACCGGCATCGTCATGGGCACCGTCAGCTACATGGCGCCCGAGTACATCCGGAACGGCCACGCCACGACCCAGTCCGACCTCTTCGCGGTGGGCGTGATGCTCTACGAGTGCCTCACGGGCCGCAAGCCCTTCGCCGGGGACAACACCACCACCATCCTGTTCAAGATCGTCTCCGAGACGGCGCCCCCCATCGACCTGAGCACCATCCACGGCATCAGCCACAGCATCCGGAACGTCCTGGACAAGGCCCTCTCCAAGGAGCCCGGGGACCGCTTCCAGACCGCGGACGACTTCGGCAAGGCCCTGCGGGCCTGCAAGGACCCCAGCTGGACCGGGACCCTGGACGAGGCCACCGCCATGATCACCCGCCACCAGGAGGCGCTGGCCGCGACGCCGCCGGCCCATCCGGACGAAACCGAGGTCATCCGGCAGCCGCTCCCGTCCCCGCCCACCGTCATGGGCCGGGTCGCGCCGGCCGAGGGCACCGCCCTCATGCCTTCCGTTCCGGCCCCGGCCAAGGCCGGCGGCAGCCGCACCGGCCTCTTCGCGGCCGTGGGCGCCGTGGCCCTGGCGGCCGTCGCCGGCGGCGGCTACCTGGCCCTGCGCCCCAGGACCCCGCCCGCGCCCCTCCCCGACGTCCAGCCTCCGGCCCCCGCCGCCGCCCCGCAGCGGCCTGAACCCGCCCCCGCCGCGCAGGCCGGGTCCCCCGGGACGGCTCCCGCGCCCCAGGCCGAGCCGCCCAGGCCCGAGCCCGTCAAGGCCGGGCCCGCCAAGGCCGAGCCTGCCAGAACCGAGACCGCCAAGCCCGCCCCGCCCAGGCCGGAGCCCCCGAAGCCGGAACCTCCCAAGGCAGAACCCCCCAAGGCGGCGCCTCCCAAGGCCGAGCCCACCGGCACCAAGGCCGTCCTGGCCCTCCTGGACACCGATCCCCGCCAGGCCGCGGCCCAGGCCAAGGCCATGGCCGCGGCCGACCCCGGCAACGCCGAGGTCCAGGGCCTCTACCTCGCGGCGCTGTACCAGAGCCGGAACGCCTGGGACTTCGAGCGCGGCCTCAACCGCGCCATGGCCTCGGGCCTCACGGTCGGGCAGATGCTCCAGGCCGCCCCCGCATTCAAGAAGGCCCTGGCGCAGGAGATCCGCCTCCAGAAGGCCAACCCTCCCGCGGGCATCCTGCCGGGAGACGTCATGAAGAAGATCAGCGCCGGGCTGTAG
- a CDS encoding LPP20 family lipoprotein, with protein MRLSLYLPVGLAMAGLVACGGPKTEPNKVAVTTTATKNAPSWIDNEEIPDGLAAVGIAQPNPMGDKSMMRTVAIADARTKLAGKLKVRVQNMFSQLNQQVTTAAADNTKKPIKTDVMNRVIENVTRQLVDQELAGTTTRNFWNDPSDGSLYVFVVMTKETMDRALAGAAQSQIRKEIAQGEQSLNAALDKLDAAIAASDPTRH; from the coding sequence ATGCGTCTTTCCCTCTACCTCCCCGTGGGTCTGGCCATGGCCGGACTGGTGGCCTGCGGCGGCCCCAAGACGGAGCCCAACAAGGTGGCCGTGACCACCACCGCGACCAAGAACGCCCCCAGCTGGATCGACAACGAGGAGATCCCCGACGGCCTCGCCGCCGTGGGCATCGCCCAGCCCAACCCCATGGGCGACAAGTCCATGATGCGCACCGTGGCCATCGCCGACGCCCGCACCAAGCTGGCCGGGAAGCTCAAGGTCCGCGTGCAGAACATGTTCAGCCAGCTCAACCAGCAGGTGACCACCGCCGCCGCCGACAACACCAAGAAGCCCATCAAGACCGACGTCATGAACCGCGTCATCGAGAACGTCACCCGGCAGCTGGTGGACCAGGAACTGGCCGGCACCACCACCCGCAACTTCTGGAACGACCCCTCCGACGGCAGCCTCTACGTCTTCGTGGTCATGACCAAGGAGACCATGGACCGCGCCCTGGCCGGCGCCGCCCAGAGCCAGATCCGCAAGGAGATCGCCCAGGGCGAGCAGAGCCTCAACGCGGCCCTGGACAAGCTGGACGCCGCCATCGCCGCCAGCGATCCCACCCGGCACTGA
- the hemC gene encoding hydroxymethylbilane synthase — translation MKIILGTRGSLLAVQQSEDLVAHLRAAGHEVLWKRFTTHGDQWLAGPLGKEEGAGFFTKELEDALLCKDVDLLIHSFKDVALDRPAGIVTACVPEREDSADWLVMRPDAPENPVIGTSSERRLRFLSQALPKASFTWIRGNVPTRLQRVKDGLLRDEPLHGTVLAAAGLRRLGLDLAGLDVRPFGPRELLPAPAQGALLAECRAEDVAIIEALKGFHHAPTLKCVTLEREVLRGIGGGCQQPLGALCVEEAGGFHLQAAYAGPDGIRWGQSRSKDEDVLVTEVLRGLGL, via the coding sequence ATGAAAATAATACTGGGCACGCGGGGTTCCCTCCTCGCCGTGCAGCAATCGGAAGACCTGGTGGCCCACCTGCGTGCGGCCGGGCATGAAGTCCTCTGGAAGCGGTTCACCACCCACGGCGACCAGTGGCTCGCCGGCCCCCTGGGCAAGGAGGAGGGCGCGGGCTTCTTCACCAAGGAACTGGAGGACGCCCTCCTGTGCAAGGACGTGGACCTCCTCATCCACTCCTTCAAGGACGTGGCCCTGGACCGCCCCGCCGGGATCGTCACCGCCTGCGTCCCGGAGCGGGAGGACTCGGCCGATTGGCTCGTCATGCGCCCCGACGCCCCGGAGAACCCCGTCATCGGCACCAGCTCCGAACGGCGCCTGCGGTTCCTTTCCCAGGCCCTTCCCAAGGCCTCCTTCACCTGGATCCGCGGCAACGTCCCCACCCGGCTCCAGCGGGTCAAGGACGGCCTGCTGCGCGACGAGCCCCTCCACGGCACCGTGCTGGCGGCCGCGGGCCTGCGCCGCCTGGGCCTGGACCTCGCCGGCCTGGACGTGCGGCCCTTCGGGCCCCGGGAGCTGCTCCCGGCCCCGGCCCAGGGCGCCCTCCTGGCGGAATGCCGGGCGGAAGACGTCGCCATCATCGAAGCCCTCAAGGGCTTCCACCACGCCCCGACCCTGAAGTGCGTGACGCTCGAGCGGGAAGTCCTGCGGGGCATCGGCGGCGGCTGCCAGCAGCCGCTGGGCGCCCTCTGCGTGGAGGAGGCCGGCGGCTTCCATCTCCAGGCCGCCTACGCGGGGCCGGACGGAATCCGGTGGGGCCAGTCCCGCAGCAAAGATGAGGATGTCCTCGTCACCGAGGTCCTCCGGGGGCTGGGGCTGTGA
- a CDS encoding glutamate-1-semialdehyde 2,1-aminomutase, producing MSNDTLFQEALTHFPGGVSSPVRAFRAVGGTPKFFRKAWGSRFEDEEGRRYVDLCMSWGPLILGHAVPEIISAAVEAMQEGLTFGAPSRREIALARRIKSMVPFVEKMRFVSSGTEAVMSALRAARGFTKRDRILKFDGCYHGHSDAMLVKAGSGLVTFGEPSSAGVPRGFADLTTVISLDDLEALEATFDKLGHELAAAIIEPIPANNGLLVQDTAFLRRLRELCTAYGVVLIFDEVISGFRVAPGGAAELLGITPDLVTYGKIIGGGMPVGLYGGRKDIMAVISPDGPVYQAGTLSGNPVAMAAGLATLERLTPNLYRDLDQKGAQWAAAFEKMPGLHVPRVGSLLWPLFQPGVKRADRVESGAIDRFNRMHGLLLKEGVYLPPSGYEVAFLSAAHGEEELAHVERAIGVVAAALKNEA from the coding sequence ATGAGCAACGACACCCTGTTCCAGGAAGCCCTCACCCACTTTCCTGGCGGCGTCTCCAGTCCCGTGCGCGCCTTCCGCGCCGTGGGCGGGACCCCGAAGTTCTTCCGCAAGGCCTGGGGCAGCCGCTTCGAGGACGAGGAGGGCCGCCGCTACGTGGACCTCTGCATGTCCTGGGGCCCGCTGATCCTCGGCCACGCCGTGCCCGAGATCATCTCCGCCGCCGTGGAGGCCATGCAGGAGGGCCTCACCTTCGGCGCCCCCAGCCGGCGCGAGATCGCCCTGGCCCGGCGGATCAAGTCGATGGTCCCCTTCGTGGAGAAGATGCGCTTCGTGTCCTCGGGCACGGAGGCCGTGATGAGCGCCCTGCGCGCCGCCCGCGGCTTCACGAAGCGCGACCGCATCCTGAAGTTCGACGGCTGCTACCACGGCCACAGCGACGCGATGCTCGTGAAGGCGGGCTCCGGACTCGTCACCTTCGGCGAGCCCAGCAGCGCGGGTGTGCCCCGGGGCTTCGCCGACCTGACCACCGTCATCAGCCTGGACGACCTGGAGGCCCTCGAGGCCACCTTCGACAAGCTCGGCCACGAGCTGGCCGCGGCCATCATCGAGCCCATCCCCGCCAACAACGGCCTCCTGGTGCAGGACACGGCCTTCCTCCGGCGCCTGCGCGAGCTGTGCACCGCCTACGGCGTGGTCCTGATCTTCGACGAGGTCATCAGCGGCTTCCGCGTGGCCCCCGGCGGCGCCGCCGAGCTCCTGGGCATCACCCCCGACCTGGTCACCTACGGCAAGATCATCGGCGGCGGCATGCCGGTGGGGCTCTACGGCGGGCGCAAGGACATCATGGCCGTCATCTCCCCCGACGGCCCCGTCTACCAGGCCGGCACGCTCAGCGGCAACCCCGTGGCCATGGCCGCGGGCCTGGCCACCCTCGAGCGCCTCACGCCCAACCTCTACCGCGACCTCGACCAGAAGGGGGCCCAGTGGGCCGCCGCCTTCGAGAAGATGCCCGGCCTGCACGTGCCCCGCGTGGGCAGCCTCCTGTGGCCGCTCTTCCAGCCCGGCGTCAAGCGCGCCGACCGCGTGGAGTCCGGCGCCATCGACCGGTTCAACAGGATGCACGGCCTTCTGCTGAAGGAGGGCGTCTACCTCCCCCCCTCCGGCTACGAAGTGGCCTTCCTCTCCGCCGCCCACGGCGAGGAGGAGCTGGCCCACGTCGAACGCGCCATCGGCGTGGTCGCCGCCGCCCTCAAGAACGAAGCCTAG
- a CDS encoding uroporphyrinogen-III synthase, whose product MKRVGLARAQDDAMSRAVSAAGWEPVTFRVTTLEATGAPAPHPRPDGVIVLSPAAARLAQIPPGVPCLAQGAATARALEGRQVVTSAIPQAEGLVQLLKDRFPGGGTFLLARAERSREHLEEALRGTPWTVLPWITHREVPLDPPPELPDLDAMLALSPLQAEVLGPLSGDRLRLAWGERTDRAFAQVGYPSHGWCEPHLSALQQLLSSRG is encoded by the coding sequence GTGAAACGCGTGGGCCTCGCCCGCGCCCAGGATGACGCGATGAGCCGGGCCGTCTCGGCCGCGGGCTGGGAACCCGTCACCTTCCGGGTCACCACGCTCGAGGCGACCGGCGCCCCGGCTCCGCATCCGCGCCCCGACGGCGTCATCGTCCTCAGCCCGGCCGCTGCCCGGCTCGCCCAGATCCCTCCGGGCGTGCCCTGCCTGGCCCAGGGCGCGGCCACCGCGCGGGCCCTGGAGGGCCGGCAGGTGGTCACCAGCGCGATCCCCCAGGCCGAGGGCCTCGTGCAGCTGCTCAAGGACCGCTTCCCCGGGGGCGGGACCTTCCTCCTGGCCCGGGCCGAGCGCAGCCGGGAGCACCTGGAGGAGGCCCTGAGGGGCACCCCGTGGACCGTCCTCCCCTGGATCACCCACCGGGAAGTGCCCCTGGACCCCCCGCCGGAGCTTCCGGATCTGGACGCCATGCTGGCCCTCAGCCCCCTCCAGGCCGAAGTGCTGGGCCCCCTCTCCGGGGACCGCCTGCGCCTGGCCTGGGGTGAACGAACGGACCGGGCCTTCGCCCAAGTGGGATATCCTTCCCATGGCTGGTGCGAGCCCCACCTGTCCGCCCTGCAGCAACTCCTGTCTTCACGAGGTTGA
- the hemH gene encoding ferrochelatase: MKPDTAVVLLNLGGPLRSRDVEGFLYRLFSDRDIIKFPGPAFLQPLFATLLSKGRRKEVEGRYDEIGGGSPILRETARQAAALRTALREAGRPEPVKIAFRYTSPRAAGVLRSLKGQGIRRIVPVTLYPHDCKATTGSSLVELEREARALGMEVLPGVLHYATDADYLESLAGPLEAALREVPGATVVFSAHSLPARQIEQGDAYQREIEATVEALKARVGDIPGGFRLAYQSKVGPIKWLEPELGSVLRTLGGKDIIVLPVSFVTEHIETLHELDILFRDVALKAGVRSYRRLPAPAADPAYIRCLARRTLSAI, encoded by the coding sequence GTGAAGCCTGACACCGCCGTCGTCCTGCTGAACCTGGGCGGCCCCCTGCGCTCCCGGGACGTGGAGGGCTTCCTCTACCGCCTCTTCTCCGACCGGGACATCATCAAGTTCCCGGGCCCCGCGTTCCTGCAGCCGCTGTTCGCCACCCTGCTGTCCAAGGGGCGCAGGAAGGAAGTGGAAGGCCGCTACGACGAGATCGGCGGCGGCAGCCCCATCCTGCGGGAGACCGCGCGCCAGGCCGCGGCGCTGCGCACCGCGCTGCGCGAAGCCGGACGCCCCGAGCCCGTGAAGATCGCCTTCCGCTACACCTCGCCCCGGGCCGCGGGCGTGCTGCGCTCGCTGAAGGGGCAGGGCATCCGGCGCATCGTGCCCGTCACCCTCTATCCGCACGACTGCAAGGCCACCACGGGCTCCAGCCTCGTGGAGCTGGAGCGCGAGGCCAGGGCCCTGGGCATGGAGGTCCTGCCCGGCGTCCTGCACTACGCCACCGACGCCGACTACCTGGAGAGCCTCGCGGGGCCCCTGGAGGCCGCGCTGCGCGAAGTGCCCGGCGCCACCGTGGTCTTCTCAGCCCACAGCCTGCCGGCAAGGCAGATCGAGCAGGGCGACGCCTACCAGCGGGAGATCGAGGCCACGGTGGAGGCCCTCAAGGCCCGTGTGGGCGACATCCCCGGCGGGTTCCGGCTGGCCTACCAGAGCAAGGTGGGCCCCATCAAGTGGCTGGAGCCCGAGCTGGGTTCGGTGCTGAGGACCCTGGGCGGGAAGGACATCATCGTCCTCCCCGTGAGCTTCGTCACCGAGCACATCGAGACCCTCCACGAGCTTGATATCCTTTTCAGGGACGTGGCGCTCAAGGCGGGCGTCCGCAGCTACCGGCGCCTCCCCGCCCCGGCCGCCGACCCCGCGTACATCCGCTGTCTTGCGCGGCGCACCCTGTCGGCAATCTGA
- a CDS encoding NAD(P)/FAD-dependent oxidoreductase, whose translation MTTLILGGGITGLLAAYYLQERGEATEVWEAEEAVGGWVKTLPWATEDGRPGRIEKGPQGVLVTPGSRTDTLFRALDLQLKSPGKGARWVGTGGRLVPVPAHPVGLFGTALMSWSTKFRMCFEPFMPVRPAEPEEGLSEFMARRAGQGIATELLPPMVAGILASPAELLSVDAIPKLRQWEAYGSLLQGIMKSGVSHLQVPEGGMGSLPVRVASRLAAVKTGLRAESLERTADGRWLVKGDGLERVADRVLLALPAFDAARLLAPHAEASAKALAEIPYTSVKLWHSRHAPLAPFKDGFGFLIHPKEGRPYLGSLVPSWIDAGCAPGDRMQLRSFIGDSDLWRDPDPGAAKDWAWTLGRLRNWVPALSDAYQTREEISPNAIPRAEKGHRGRVRRAVEGLPQGIHWLSNARFGPGVRDVIEGLEPWLDTL comes from the coding sequence ATGACCACCTTGATTCTCGGCGGAGGCATCACCGGACTGCTGGCGGCCTACTACCTGCAGGAGCGGGGCGAGGCCACCGAGGTCTGGGAGGCCGAGGAGGCCGTGGGCGGCTGGGTGAAGACCCTCCCCTGGGCCACGGAGGACGGCCGCCCCGGGCGCATCGAGAAGGGCCCCCAGGGCGTCCTGGTCACGCCCGGCAGCCGCACCGACACGCTCTTCAGGGCCCTGGACCTCCAGCTCAAGAGCCCCGGCAAGGGCGCCCGCTGGGTGGGCACCGGGGGCCGCCTGGTGCCCGTGCCCGCGCATCCCGTGGGTCTCTTCGGCACCGCCCTCATGTCCTGGTCCACCAAGTTCCGCATGTGCTTCGAGCCCTTCATGCCCGTGAGGCCCGCGGAGCCCGAGGAGGGCCTGTCCGAGTTCATGGCCCGGAGGGCCGGCCAGGGCATCGCCACCGAGCTGCTGCCGCCCATGGTGGCCGGCATCCTGGCCTCCCCCGCCGAGCTGCTCAGCGTGGACGCCATCCCCAAGCTGCGCCAGTGGGAGGCGTACGGCAGCCTCCTGCAGGGCATCATGAAGTCCGGAGTCAGCCACCTGCAGGTGCCCGAGGGCGGCATGGGAAGCCTCCCCGTGCGCGTCGCCTCGCGCCTGGCCGCGGTGAAGACCGGCCTCAGGGCCGAGTCCCTGGAGCGCACCGCCGACGGCAGGTGGCTCGTCAAGGGCGACGGCCTGGAGCGCGTCGCCGACCGGGTCCTGCTCGCGCTGCCCGCCTTCGACGCCGCGCGCCTCCTGGCGCCCCACGCCGAGGCCTCCGCCAAGGCCCTGGCCGAGATCCCCTACACCTCCGTCAAGCTCTGGCACAGCCGCCACGCGCCCCTGGCCCCCTTCAAGGACGGCTTCGGCTTCCTCATCCACCCCAAGGAGGGCCGCCCCTACCTGGGCTCCCTGGTGCCCAGCTGGATCGACGCCGGGTGCGCCCCCGGGGACCGCATGCAGCTGCGCAGCTTCATCGGCGACTCGGACCTGTGGCGCGATCCCGACCCCGGCGCGGCCAAGGACTGGGCCTGGACCCTGGGCCGCCTCCGGAACTGGGTGCCCGCGCTTTCCGACGCGTACCAGACCCGCGAGGAGATCAGCCCCAACGCCATCCCCCGCGCCGAGAAGGGCCACCGCGGCCGCGTGCGCAGGGCCGTGGAGGGCCTGCCCCAGGGCATCCACTGGCTCTCCAACGCACGGTTCGGCCCGGGCGTGCGGGACGTCATCGAAGGGCTGGAGCCCTGGCTGGATACGCTCTGA
- the hemE gene encoding uroporphyrinogen decarboxylase, whose translation MTPQLVRALRGEVLPTPPIWFMRQAGRFLPEYRKIREKATFEDLLYDSDLAAEVTLQPVRRFPKLDGAIIFSDILVILDALGCGVVIPEGGPRLTKTLDQIDPDILLDEKVFESVQAALRKVRAALPEDKALLGFAGAPWTLLAYGMEGKGSKNWVRAKSYLHQEPEKARKWLDRLADASARLLNLHIGAGAQGVQLFDTWAGELDREDFEAFALPAAHRALAQVEGAPRLYFPRGILPASLGTLPCEGFAVSWQVPMAQARAQFPGKVLQGNLDPTSLLAGEETAVRKAKAIVQVMKGAPHVFNLGHGLLPETDPAVVGAVIDAVKG comes from the coding sequence ATGACTCCTCAGCTCGTCCGCGCCCTCCGGGGTGAAGTTCTGCCCACGCCCCCCATCTGGTTCATGCGCCAGGCGGGGCGGTTCCTGCCCGAGTACCGGAAGATCCGCGAGAAGGCCACCTTCGAGGACCTGCTCTACGACTCCGACCTGGCCGCCGAGGTCACCCTCCAGCCGGTGCGCCGCTTCCCCAAGCTCGACGGCGCCATCATCTTCTCGGACATCCTGGTGATCCTGGACGCCCTGGGCTGCGGCGTGGTGATCCCCGAGGGGGGCCCCCGCCTCACGAAGACCCTGGACCAGATCGACCCGGACATCCTCCTGGACGAGAAGGTGTTCGAGTCCGTGCAGGCCGCGCTGCGCAAGGTGCGCGCCGCCCTGCCCGAGGACAAGGCCCTGCTGGGCTTCGCCGGCGCCCCCTGGACCCTCCTGGCCTACGGCATGGAGGGCAAGGGCAGCAAGAACTGGGTGCGGGCCAAGTCCTACCTCCACCAGGAGCCCGAGAAGGCCCGCAAGTGGCTGGACCGCCTCGCGGACGCCTCGGCGCGCCTGCTCAACCTCCACATCGGCGCCGGCGCCCAGGGCGTGCAGCTCTTCGACACCTGGGCCGGGGAACTGGACCGGGAGGACTTCGAGGCCTTCGCCCTGCCCGCCGCCCACCGGGCCCTCGCGCAGGTGGAAGGCGCCCCCCGGCTCTACTTCCCCCGGGGCATCCTCCCCGCCAGCCTCGGGACCCTTCCGTGCGAGGGCTTCGCGGTGTCCTGGCAGGTCCCCATGGCCCAGGCCCGGGCCCAGTTCCCCGGCAAGGTGCTCCAGGGCAACCTGGACCCCACCTCCCTGCTGGCTGGCGAAGAGACGGCCGTCCGCAAGGCCAAGGCCATCGTGCAGGTGATGAAGGGCGCCCCCCACGTGTTCAACCTCGGCCACGGGCTGCTGCCCGAGACGGACCCGGCGGTGGTGGGTGCGGTGATCGACGCGGTCAAGGGATAG
- the hemB gene encoding porphobilinogen synthase, with protein MLIRSRRLRTTNAMRDLVAETTVQARNLIQGHFVQPGNDSTEISSLPGISRNSVEATVRQVESDLKLGLRSHLFFGVPDPSDKASDAHAAHDHEGIVPVTVRRLKKEFGSDVIVMTDVCLCAYTDTGHCGVNDGPVIVNDKSVEILARMAVAHAEAGADMVAPSDMMDGRIRAMREAMDAQGFTQTGILSYAIKHAGAYYGPFREAADSSPKFGDRRSYQMDPRNAREGLRDALLDLEEGADALMVKPAMPNLDLIWRLREKTLCPIAAYHVSSEFSSVKAGARMGWLDEANLFREHLLAIRRAGADWIVTYVAREALEKKWI; from the coding sequence ATGCTGATCCGATCCCGCCGCCTTCGCACCACCAACGCCATGAGGGACCTCGTGGCCGAGACCACCGTCCAGGCCCGGAACCTCATCCAGGGCCACTTCGTGCAGCCCGGCAACGACTCCACCGAGATCTCCAGCCTCCCCGGCATCTCCCGCAACAGCGTGGAGGCCACCGTCCGCCAGGTGGAGTCCGACCTGAAGCTGGGCCTGCGCAGCCACCTCTTCTTCGGCGTCCCCGACCCTTCCGACAAGGCCTCCGACGCCCACGCCGCCCACGACCACGAGGGCATCGTGCCCGTGACCGTGCGCCGCCTGAAGAAGGAGTTCGGCTCGGACGTCATCGTCATGACCGACGTGTGCCTGTGCGCCTACACCGACACCGGCCACTGCGGCGTCAACGACGGCCCCGTGATCGTCAACGACAAGTCGGTGGAGATCCTGGCCCGCATGGCCGTGGCCCACGCCGAGGCCGGCGCCGACATGGTGGCCCCCTCCGACATGATGGACGGCCGCATCCGCGCCATGCGCGAGGCCATGGACGCCCAGGGCTTCACCCAGACCGGCATCCTCAGCTACGCCATCAAGCACGCCGGCGCCTACTACGGCCCCTTCCGCGAGGCCGCGGACTCCTCCCCGAAGTTCGGCGACCGCCGCAGCTACCAGATGGATCCCAGGAACGCGAGGGAGGGCCTGCGCGACGCCCTGCTGGACCTGGAGGAGGGCGCCGACGCCCTCATGGTCAAGCCCGCCATGCCCAACCTGGACCTGATCTGGCGCCTGCGGGAGAAGACCCTCTGCCCCATCGCCGCCTACCACGTCTCCTCCGAATTCAGCAGCGTCAAGGCCGGGGCCCGCATGGGCTGGCTGGACGAGGCCAACCTCTTCAGGGAGCACCTGCTGGCCATCCGCCGCGCGGGCGCCGACTGGATCGTCACCTACGTGGCCCGCGAGGCCCTTGAGAAGAAGTGGATCTGA